The Desulfobaccales bacterium genome contains the following window.
CATGCTTTCTGCAACCTTTAAAATTATACGGTCCCCTGGGCCTTATCCTGAAGGTGAGTCTCCCCGGCCGCAGCCAGGTCGGCGGCCAGGTGGGGAAGCGCCGTAAAGATGAGTACAGCCCCTGCGGCCAGGGCTACCAAAGTAAGGGAGACGCCCCAGGTGAGGCTGCCCAAATCAGAGGCCAGGCCGATGAGAAAAGGGGAGGGTACATCCCCAACCAGATGAATAACCACGATGTTCAAGGCCACGGCCTGGGCCCGGCGCCATGGCCCCGCCACGCTCACCACCACCGCGGTGAGCACCCCGGGGTTGAGGAAGAGGAAGAATATGGCCCCTGCCAGGCCTGGGATATAGAAGGCGGGGTGATGGGCAAAAATGGCCAGGGCCGCCAGGGGCAAGGCCAGCACGATTCCCAGGCCACTGACCCACAAAGGCGCCCCGAGGGTATAGGTGAGCAGGCGATCTCCCAGGAACCCGCCCGTCAGGGTGCCCAGCCCACCGGCCAGGGTCACGGAGCCGAACAAAAGCAGGTTGGCCTGCGACAGGGTGAGGCCTTTCGATACTTCCAGGTAGTGGGGCATCCAGAACGCCAGGCCTCCCAGGGCAAAAGTCACCATGCCGTAGCCCAGGGTGACGCGGCGCAAGGTGGGCACCTTAAATAGTTGCCAATACGTGGCTAGAGGCGCAAGGGCAACCGGGGGCGCAATCGTTGCCCGAGATTCGGACCGGACCTCGCTGAGGCGGTAAATCAGCCCGGCCATGAGCAAGCCTGGCAATCCCGCCAGGAGGAAGGCCGGCCGCCAGCCCCAGTGGCTGCCGATCAGCCCGCCGATGAGGTAGGCCAGGGCGGTGCCCACCGGCAGCGCCAGGTAGAATAGGCCTAGGGCCCGGGCTCGGCGCCCCAACGGCAGGATATCGGCCAGATAGGCCGGCGCCAGGGTGCCGAAGGAGGCTTCGCCCACCCCCACCAGGCCCCGAGCCCCCACCAGGAAGGCATAAGAGGGCACCCAAAAAGTGAGGCTGGTGGCCAGGCTCCAGAGTACCGCGCCGCCAGCCATGAGGCGCAGGCGGCCGAAGCGGTCTCCCAGATAGCCGAATAAGGGCGAGGTGAGAAAATATACCAGGAAAAAGGCGGTGCCTAAGAACCCGAAGGCCTTGTCGCTCAAGTGGAGGTCGGCCTTTATCAGGCTGCCTAAAGAAGCCACCAAATACCGGTCCAGATAGTCCAGGAGATTGAGGGAGGCCAGGATGATGAGGGCGCGGGTGGCGAGGGACAGGGGCATGGTTGAGTAATCAGTAATCAGTAATCAGTGGACAGTATGCAATAACTGGCGTTTTCTGGCAACCGCTATGACGTTCCTGCTTGATTATTTTAGGCGTAAAGGCGTTCAAAAAATTTCCAGAAGTCCGGGAAGGACTTGGCCACGCAGTCCGGGTCGGTGATCACCATGCCCGGGGCCTTGAGGCCGGCCACCGCAAAGCTCATGGCGATGCGATGGTCGTTATAGGTTTCAATGACGTCGCCCCGGGGTTCGCCGCCTCGGATGCTCAGGCCGTCCGCGGTCTCTTTAGCCTCGATACCCAGCTTGGTCAGTTCCGTCGCCACTGCCGCCAGGCGGTCCGACTCCTTGTGGCGCAGGTGGGCTACCCCGGTGATGACCGTTTCGCCCCGGGCGAAGGCCGCCAGCACTGCCAGGGTGGGGACCAGATCCGGCATGGTCGCCATGTCAACGGCTATGCCCTGCAAGGGGCCGCCTTGGAGGGTGAGTCCCTGGGGAGATTCGCTTAGGGTGCAGCCGAGGCGCTCCAGCACGTGGGGAAAGGCCGCGTCGCCCTGGCTGGACTCCAGGCTCAGATTGGTGATGGTGACGCGCCCTCGGGTGAGGGCCGCCGCGGCCCAGAAATAGGAGGCGCTGGAAGCGTCGGCCTCAATCACATAGTTCTGGGGGAGATAGCACTGGCCACCAGGGAGTTGAAAAAATTGATGGCCCTGCCGGTAATAGGAGATGCCGAAGTCGCTCAGGACTTCCAGGGTCAGGTCCACATAAGGCTTGGAGACCAGGTCGCCGGTGATTTCAATTTCGAGGCCGGAGGGCGCCAGGGGGCCGATGAACAGCAGGGCCGAGAGATACTGGCTGCTGATGGAGCCCGAGAGTCGCGCATGGCCGCCGGTGAGGCCGCCGGTGACGCGCACCGGAGGGCAGCCGTCGCCGTTTTCTGATTTGGCCTGCACTCCCACCTGACCCAGCGCGTCCAGCAGCTCCCCCAGGGGACGCTGGCAAAGGCGTTCGGTGCCGGTGAGGCGATACTCTCCAACTCCTAAGGCGACCAGGGCCGTGAGGAAGCGCATGGAGGTGCCGGAGTTGCCCAGATAGATGGGCTCGGCTACCCGCCGCCAGCGGCCGCCCCGTCCGGTCACTTGAATGGTCGTTCCTTGCCAGTCAATTCCTGCGCCCAACTGGGCCAGGGCCTGTGCGGTGAGTTCGGTGTCTTCCGCCTTGAGAGCATTAACCAGCACGCTGTCCCCGGTGGCCAGGGCCGCGGCCATCAAGGCCCGGTGGGTGTAGCTCTTGGAGCCGGGGAGGGTGAGGGTGGCCTCTATCGGGCCGTGGGGTTTGACTTCTCTAAATGGAAGCATTGGTATCACAAGATCGTTAATCCTTTTGGATTTTGCGCAGGTTAAGGTCTATGGCTTCCTGTATGCAGGGGGTGGGTTTAAAACCCGCCCCTAACCGTTCGCTCCCAAGGCTGCATGAGCCGCCCGTGCCATGACCTCCAAAGGCGCCACCTGCCCGGTCCATAATTCAAACTGGGCCGTAGCCTGATGGATGAGCATCTGGAGGCCGTCGATGGTAGCGCAGCTCCGGGCCAGGGCTTCTTTTAAAAGACGTGTCGTAAGGGGTTGATAGACTATATCCATGACTACCTGGAAGCCCGACAAAAGCTCTGGATTGATTGGAATGCCGTCAATATCCGGGGTCATGCCTACAGGGGTGGCGTTTACCAGAATGGTGGCGGGGCAGCGGTCGACGGCGTCTGGAGGAATCGCCTCAGCGCCTAAGTCTTTGACTAACGCGCTAGCGCGAGCCTGGTCCACGTCCGTCAGGGTGACCCGTCCGCCTGCCCGGATAATGCCGAAGGCGATGGCCCGGGAGGCCCCTCCGGCCCCCAGGATGAGGACGTGTTGGCCGGCAAGATTGGTTCGGGCTTGGAGCGCCGTCACCGCCCCCAGCCAGTCGGTATTATACCCGGTGAGGCGGCCGTCCCGGTTGACCACGGTGTTCACCGCGCCGATTTGGGCGGCCTGGGGGTCCAAGGCATCGATCAGGGGGATGACTTCTTCCTTGAAGGGGATGGTGACGCTCACCCCGCCGATAGCCAGGCCTCGCAGGCCCGCCACGGCTTGGGGCAGGTCGGTCACCGGGAAGGCCACATAGACCGCATTGATCCCCAGGTGCCCAAACGCGGCGTTGTGCATGGCCGGGCTGAGCGAATGAGTCACGGGGCGGCCCAGGATGCCGAAGATTTTTGTATAGCCGTTGATTTTTATGCTATCAGCCATTGGAGATCAACCAAATTTAAACATAATGATGAGCATTCTGTAGGGGCGGGTTTAAAACCTGCCCCTACATTTGGAGGCCAGATTCTCAAAGGATAGGACCTATTTCAGCGTTCTCCACACCTTTTTCAGGTCATTTACTGTAAGCTGGCCCGGGGCCGAGGCCCCTGATTTGCTAAAAGGCGCGAAGGCGAGAAAGCTCCCCATGAGGATAGCTGCCAGCCGGGACCATTTTCCCAAGGGGCCCATGCAAAAGGCGATGATTTCTTTGCCCTGCGCTTGGGCTTTGGGGATGAGCGACAGCAGGCGGACGTTGTCCTCCGGCTGCCGTGCCAGGGTGACCAGTTTGATGATGTCCGTATCGGAGGCGATCATCTCCGCCAGCACGGCCTCCAGCCGGGCAGAGTCCGGGGTGCCGGTAAAATCGTGCCAGGACAGGATGAGTTTGGTTTTATTCCGCCTGGCCGCCAGCTCCCGGCGAAAGCTAGCGTCTGTGGCCAGTTCCACATCCAGGCAGGTCACCCCCAACGCCAGGGCATCTGTAAGGAGCTTAAGGCGGTTCGCCTCGTCGCCCTGCCAGCGGCCACCTTCGGTGGCTAGGCGGTTGGTGGCGATCACCGGTCCCGGTAAGGTTCGGAAGAGTTTTTGTAAGTTCGGGTTGACCTCTTCCAGGTAGTCCAAGCGCACCTCGGTCCACAAGCCCTTACGCGCAGCCCGCTGATATTTGCCCCGGGCGCGGTTGACCGTGGCCTCCACCACCGGCACGCAGATGCGTAAGGGCGTTTTTCGTTTTTCGTTTTTCGTTTTTCGTTCTCCTGCCATCATCAAAATGTTTACTTAAAAAATTTCCCCAAAAACCTCACTTTTTATTCTTTTACCAAAAACCAAAAACCAAAAACGAAAAACCATCAACTTAAGTTCTCCACGCCCGCGGCCCGGGGGAAGGAGCCCAGGAGTTTGAAGTGGGCGCTGATGGCTTCGACTTCTTCCAGGGCCTGGCCCACCTGGGGTTCGGTGGTATGGCCGTCCACATCCACAAAGAAGAGATAACGCCAGGCTTCATTTCTGGCGGGGCGGGAGACGATGCGGGTCATGTTGAGTTCCCGTTCCGCCAGGGGGCGCAGGGTTTTATAAAGGGCCCCGGGGATATTGTCCACGGCAAAGAGGATGGAGGTCTTGTCTTTGCCGGTGGGTCCCGGAGCGTCGGAGCCGATAACAAAAAAGTGGGTGACGTTGCCGGGGTTGTCTTCGATGCGGGATTCCACCACGCGCAGGTCATAAAGGGGCGCCGCGAAGGCGCTGGCGATAGCCGCGGCGTTGGGATTTTTGGCCGCCTTCTGGGCCGCCACGCCGGTGGAAGCAACCTCAAGGATGGGGATCTCACCCAGATGCGTTCCCAGCCAGCGGCGGCACTGGGCGTAGGGCTGGGGGTGGGTGTAGATGACTTCGATATCGGCCCGCTGCCCGGATTTGGACACCAGGTCGTGGGAAACTTCCAGATAGATCTCGCCGCAGATCTTCACCGCGGTCTCGGCAAAGAGGTCCATGGAGATATTGACGATGCCTTCGGTGGAATTTTCGATGGGCACCACGCCGTACTGGAATTTGCCTTTCTCCACTTCGGCAAAGACCTCTTGGATGGTACTCATGGGGCCAAAGCGGGTGGCCCGGCCAAATTTTTTCAGGGCCGCCAGGTG
Protein-coding sequences here:
- the aroD gene encoding type I 3-dehydroquinate dehydratase → MMAGERKTKNEKRKTPLRICVPVVEATVNRARGKYQRAARKGLWTEVRLDYLEEVNPNLQKLFRTLPGPVIATNRLATEGGRWQGDEANRLKLLTDALALGVTCLDVELATDASFRRELAARRNKTKLILSWHDFTGTPDSARLEAVLAEMIASDTDIIKLVTLARQPEDNVRLLSLIPKAQAQGKEIIAFCMGPLGKWSRLAAILMGSFLAFAPFSKSGASAPGQLTVNDLKKVWRTLK
- the pheA gene encoding prephenate dehydratase, whose translation is MTEKEAIRNQIDALDQELLNLLNRRQTLAQTIGQIKNREGRGTLDFQREEEVLAHLMHLNPGPLSPSALRNIFREIISAAREVQMPFGVAFLGPEATFSHLAALKKFGRATRFGPMSTIQEVFAEVEKGKFQYGVVPIENSTEGIVNISMDLFAETAVKICGEIYLEVSHDLVSKSGQRADIEVIYTHPQPYAQCRRWLGTHLGEIPILEVASTGVAAQKAAKNPNAAAIASAFAAPLYDLRVVESRIEDNPGNVTHFFVIGSDAPGPTGKDKTSILFAVDNIPGALYKTLRPLAERELNMTRIVSRPARNEAWRYLFFVDVDGHTTEPQVGQALEEVEAISAHFKLLGSFPRAAGVENLS
- a CDS encoding MFS transporter, translated to MPLSLATRALIILASLNLLDYLDRYLVASLGSLIKADLHLSDKAFGFLGTAFFLVYFLTSPLFGYLGDRFGRLRLMAGGAVLWSLATSLTFWVPSYAFLVGARGLVGVGEASFGTLAPAYLADILPLGRRARALGLFYLALPVGTALAYLIGGLIGSHWGWRPAFLLAGLPGLLMAGLIYRLSEVRSESRATIAPPVALAPLATYWQLFKVPTLRRVTLGYGMVTFALGGLAFWMPHYLEVSKGLTLSQANLLLFGSVTLAGGLGTLTGGFLGDRLLTYTLGAPLWVSGLGIVLALPLAALAIFAHHPAFYIPGLAGAIFFLFLNPGVLTAVVVSVAGPWRRAQAVALNIVVIHLVGDVPSPFLIGLASDLGSLTWGVSLTLVALAAGAVLIFTALPHLAADLAAAGETHLQDKAQGTV
- a CDS encoding shikimate dehydrogenase, which translates into the protein MADSIKINGYTKIFGILGRPVTHSLSPAMHNAAFGHLGINAVYVAFPVTDLPQAVAGLRGLAIGGVSVTIPFKEEVIPLIDALDPQAAQIGAVNTVVNRDGRLTGYNTDWLGAVTALQARTNLAGQHVLILGAGGASRAIAFGIIRAGGRVTLTDVDQARASALVKDLGAEAIPPDAVDRCPATILVNATPVGMTPDIDGIPINPELLSGFQVVMDIVYQPLTTRLLKEALARSCATIDGLQMLIHQATAQFELWTGQVAPLEVMARAAHAALGANG
- the aroA gene encoding 3-phosphoshikimate 1-carboxyvinyltransferase, encoding MLPFREVKPHGPIEATLTLPGSKSYTHRALMAAALATGDSVLVNALKAEDTELTAQALAQLGAGIDWQGTTIQVTGRGGRWRRVAEPIYLGNSGTSMRFLTALVALGVGEYRLTGTERLCQRPLGELLDALGQVGVQAKSENGDGCPPVRVTGGLTGGHARLSGSISSQYLSALLFIGPLAPSGLEIEITGDLVSKPYVDLTLEVLSDFGISYYRQGHQFFQLPGGQCYLPQNYVIEADASSASYFWAAAALTRGRVTITNLSLESSQGDAAFPHVLERLGCTLSESPQGLTLQGGPLQGIAVDMATMPDLVPTLAVLAAFARGETVITGVAHLRHKESDRLAAVATELTKLGIEAKETADGLSIRGGEPRGDVIETYNDHRIAMSFAVAGLKAPGMVITDPDCVAKSFPDFWKFFERLYA